The segment AAATTTGCCATTCTCGGCTTTTCGCAAGCCCTCCGAGGTGAACTGGCAGCCCACAATGTCAAAGTGATTACGCTGTTGCCCACCCTAACGGACACTGACATGGTGCGGCATTTGCAGTGGTTTCGGTGGATTATGCCTGTCTCCTCGCAACAAGTTGCAGAAACTCTGATGGTTGGACTGAAACGGGGATCCAACGAAATTTTGGTGGGTTGGCAGAGCCATTTAGCCGTCTGGTGCAACCGGATTGCCCCCTGGATCATGGAAAAGATCTTGCTGCTTGCCGCACCGTTGCCTAGAAAACCGCAAAAGGTCTATCCAGAACTGCGGAAAGCGGGATAATCAGCCTCTCAGTTCTCACCAAGGTTCAGTTCCTGAAAAAAGGGCGATCGCCCACACTTAGCGATCGCCCCAGACGCGATTCATTCCCCTGGTTCACTACAGGCTTGTTAACCAACCGATCACGCCGTGTCCAGTAACAGCTTCTAAAACCAATACTGAAACGAAGCCAATCATGGCAAGTCGTCCGTTGAGCTTCTCAGCATATGCGTTAAATCCAAATTGCTGAGTGTCATCTACGTACACCTTAGGCTCAACAGCGTACATGTTGGCGCGTCCACCCTCTTCCATCACCTGTCCACGAACCATGTTAAATTCCTCTTCCTTAAGCTTGTGTAACAAAATATAACACAATGTAAAGAAATATCTCAAGGATTTTAATTCTTGCAGTGACTGAGTAGGTGAGAACGCAGCTCAGCGATCGTTC is part of the Oscillatoria sp. FACHB-1407 genome and harbors:
- a CDS encoding chlorophyll a/b-binding protein gives rise to the protein MVRGQVMEEGGRANMYAVEPKVYVDDTQQFGFNAYAEKLNGRLAMIGFVSVLVLEAVTGHGVIGWLTSL